From the Chloroflexia bacterium SDU3-3 genome, one window contains:
- a CDS encoding trypsin-like serine protease, with amino-acid sequence MLHTIRTPLIAAGGALALALTLSACDVTTSAGRATQVPAAAQPSAAPAVATVLVVATPTPTPADTLAGEVQAQPVAQLSTATPPSAQAVLDAEEQIVADIADRAGPAVVRIDVQTQQGSGLGSGWLAEFDGQPYIITNNHVVAGSGGRVLVSFTGLFQTIGQVVGTDPDSDIAVVKVEQIPDDVHPLSLGDSSTVRVGQRTVAIGNPLGQNRTVTVGIISALGRTIEESESRSTYSIGGAIQTDAAINPGNSGGPLFDSRGYVIGMNTAILSQSGTSSGIGFAVPVDLVKKVAPALIRDGQYEHPYMGVLFNTGNGSDITTLVAQQNSLPSSGLLVAAARGGPLAQAGIGDRAILTAINGVQMTSTDDLVSYLELNTVPGDTVTVSYYELQGGEQREAQVTLSSRTQSQLQQ; translated from the coding sequence ATGCTGCATACTATTCGAACCCCGCTGATCGCCGCAGGCGGCGCGCTGGCCCTGGCGCTCACGCTCAGCGCCTGCGATGTGACCACATCGGCGGGCCGCGCCACCCAGGTGCCTGCGGCGGCGCAGCCCAGCGCCGCGCCCGCCGTGGCCACCGTGCTGGTGGTGGCCACGCCCACGCCCACCCCCGCCGACACGCTGGCGGGCGAGGTGCAGGCCCAGCCCGTGGCCCAGCTCTCCACCGCCACGCCGCCCAGCGCCCAGGCCGTGCTGGATGCCGAGGAGCAGATCGTGGCCGACATCGCCGACCGCGCCGGGCCTGCCGTGGTGCGGATCGACGTGCAGACCCAGCAGGGCTCGGGCCTCGGCTCGGGCTGGCTGGCCGAGTTCGATGGCCAGCCCTACATCATCACCAACAACCACGTGGTCGCGGGCAGCGGCGGGCGCGTGCTGGTGTCATTCACCGGCCTGTTCCAGACCATCGGGCAGGTGGTGGGCACCGACCCCGACAGCGACATCGCCGTGGTGAAGGTCGAGCAGATCCCCGACGATGTGCACCCGCTGTCGCTGGGCGACTCCTCCACCGTGCGTGTGGGCCAGCGCACCGTGGCCATCGGCAACCCGCTGGGCCAGAACCGCACGGTGACGGTGGGCATCATCAGCGCGCTGGGCCGCACCATCGAGGAGAGCGAGAGCCGCTCGACCTACTCGATCGGCGGGGCCATCCAGACCGACGCGGCGATCAACCCCGGCAACTCCGGCGGGCCGCTGTTCGACTCGCGCGGCTATGTGATCGGCATGAACACCGCCATCCTCTCGCAGTCGGGCACCAGCTCGGGCATCGGCTTCGCCGTGCCGGTCGATCTGGTGAAGAAGGTCGCGCCCGCGCTCATCCGCGATGGCCAGTACGAGCACCCCTACATGGGCGTGCTGTTCAACACCGGCAATGGCTCGGACATCACCACGCTGGTGGCGCAGCAGAACAGCCTGCCCAGCAGCGGCCTGCTGGTGGCGGCGGCGCGCGGCGGCCCGCTGGCCCAGGCGGGCATCGGCGACCGCGCGATCCTCACCGCGATCAATGGCGTGCAGATGACCTCCACCGACGATCTAGTCTCGTACCTGGAGCTGAACACTGTGCCTGGCGACACGGTGACAGTGAGCTACTATGAGCTGCAGGGCGGCGAGCAGCGCGAGGCCCAGGTGACGCTTTCGTCGCGCACGCAGTCGCAGCTCCAGCAGTAG
- a CDS encoding VWA domain-containing protein, with product MWPFFAPKLPPHGWIEIAPPIVLAAAIVSRHEVEQMKRVLLVGALLLASAAPAAAQGQQPEARVTQVDTASYPDITLYVSVTGAGGAPVGGLTASDFRITEDGQPVTIGDFAGGGEPFTAVLAIDRSGSMAQAGKMDGAKEAALAFVGQMRQGDMAGVVAFDDAPRLLASPTRSVATLRSSIEGLEAQGSTALYDSIVVGVQQLASVSGRRALILLTDGRDQINMGDPTPISEHTLAQAIQVAQQAGVAIQVIGLGDRSSDDDVTGIDEGVLQQIASATGGQYIYAPSAGELATLYRSLAASMQAEYRITYRSPRPTFDGTRRDIRVQAAGSGAAGGSYLEQHLIHVRSSPALALLLLLPILGLLVAPRLVRGRVRRKEQPAPAAPQLAPPDPPRFCDQCGKPLRPGVKFCAGCGSRVPTEALR from the coding sequence ATGTGGCCCTTTTTTGCGCCAAAATTGCCGCCGCATGGCTGGATCGAAATCGCCCCGCCCATCGTCCTAGCAGCAGCGATAGTTTCCAGACACGAGGTGGAGCAGATGAAACGAGTGCTTCTCGTCGGCGCGCTGCTGCTGGCCAGCGCAGCCCCAGCGGCGGCCCAGGGCCAGCAGCCCGAGGCGCGGGTGACGCAGGTGGACACGGCATCCTACCCCGATATCACGCTGTATGTGAGCGTGACCGGCGCTGGCGGCGCGCCTGTGGGCGGGCTGACCGCCAGCGATTTTCGGATCACCGAGGATGGCCAGCCGGTGACGATCGGCGATTTCGCTGGCGGTGGCGAGCCGTTCACCGCCGTGCTGGCCATCGACCGCTCGGGCAGCATGGCGCAGGCGGGCAAGATGGATGGCGCGAAGGAGGCGGCGCTGGCCTTCGTGGGCCAGATGCGCCAGGGCGATATGGCGGGCGTGGTGGCCTTTGACGACGCGCCCAGGCTGCTGGCCAGCCCCACCCGCTCGGTCGCCACGCTGCGCAGCAGCATCGAGGGTCTGGAGGCCCAGGGCTCTACCGCGCTGTACGACAGCATCGTGGTGGGCGTGCAGCAGCTGGCCTCGGTCAGCGGCAGGCGCGCGCTCATCCTGCTGACCGATGGGCGCGACCAGATCAACATGGGCGACCCGACCCCGATCAGCGAGCACACGCTGGCCCAGGCCATCCAGGTGGCCCAGCAGGCCGGGGTCGCCATCCAGGTGATCGGCCTGGGCGACCGCAGCTCCGACGACGATGTGACCGGCATCGACGAGGGCGTGCTGCAGCAGATCGCCTCGGCGACGGGCGGGCAGTACATCTACGCGCCCTCGGCGGGCGAGCTGGCCACGCTCTACCGCTCGCTGGCGGCCAGCATGCAGGCCGAGTACCGCATCACCTACCGCAGCCCGCGCCCCACCTTCGACGGCACGCGGCGCGACATCCGGGTGCAGGCCGCTGGCTCGGGCGCGGCAGGCGGCAGCTACCTTGAGCAGCACCTCATCCACGTGCGCTCCAGCCCCGCGCTGGCGCTGCTGCTGCTGCTGCCCATCCTGGGGCTGCTGGTGGCCCCCCGTCTCGTGCGCGGGCGTGTGCGGCGCAAGGAGCAGCCCGCGCCCGCCGCACCCCAGCTGGCCCCGCCCGACCCGCCGCGCTTCTGCGACCAGTGCGGCAAGCCGCTGCGCCCTGGCGTGAAATTCTGCGCGGGCTGCGGCTCGCGCGTGCCGACGGAGGCGCTGCGATGA